Proteins encoded by one window of Luteimonas yindakuii:
- a CDS encoding thymidine kinase, with the protein MAKLYFYYSAMNAGKTTTLLQSAHNYRERGMRVLILTPALDDRAGRGRVASRIGLESPAEAFATDDDLLARVERDVADHNGRLHCVLVDEAQFLRKPQVWQLTEVVDRLRIPVLCYGLRTDFRGELFEGSQYLLAWADEMHEIKTICHSGSKATMTVRVDDSGHAVQAGPQVEIGGNERYLSVSRAEFKRIARGEGGVEPAQGSLPLR; encoded by the coding sequence ATGGCCAAGCTGTATTTCTACTACTCGGCGATGAATGCCGGGAAGACCACGACCCTGCTGCAGTCCGCGCACAACTACCGCGAGCGCGGGATGCGGGTGCTGATCCTCACCCCGGCGCTGGACGATCGTGCCGGGCGCGGGCGGGTTGCCTCGCGGATCGGACTGGAGTCGCCGGCCGAGGCCTTCGCCACCGACGACGACCTGCTGGCGCGGGTCGAACGCGACGTGGCCGACCACAACGGGCGGCTGCACTGCGTGCTGGTCGACGAGGCGCAGTTCCTGCGCAAGCCACAGGTGTGGCAGCTCACCGAAGTGGTCGACCGGCTGCGCATCCCGGTGCTGTGCTACGGGCTGCGCACCGACTTCCGTGGCGAGCTGTTCGAAGGCAGCCAGTACCTGCTGGCCTGGGCCGACGAGATGCACGAGATCAAGACCATCTGCCACAGCGGCTCCAAGGCGACGATGACCGTGCGCGTCGACGACAGCGGGCATGCGGTGCAGGCGGGGCCACAGGTGGAGATCGGCGGCAACGAGCGTTACCTGTCGGTGAGCCGGGCCGAGTTCAAGCGCATCGCCCGCGGCGAGGGCGGGGTGGAGCCGGCGCAGGGGTCGTTGCCGCTGCGGTAG
- the mutM gene encoding bifunctional DNA-formamidopyrimidine glycosylase/DNA-(apurinic or apyrimidinic site) lyase — translation MPELPEVETTRRGLLPHLAGRTITGVTLRRADLRWPIPPQLPHWLAGQRVDDVRRRAKYLLLDTAPGSALLHLGMSGSLRVLPADTPLRAHDHVDITLDDGRVLRFNDPRRFGCLLWQPAGEVHPLLAGLGPEPLSDHFDGDHLYRLSRGRRAPVKTFLMDQAVVVGVGNIYAAEALFMAGVSPLRAAGRVSRGRYGLLADAVKTVLGHAIQRGGTTLRDFISPDGAPGYFEQELSAYGRGGAPCRRCGRPLRQALIGQRASVWCPACQR, via the coding sequence ATGCCCGAACTGCCCGAAGTCGAGACCACCCGCCGCGGCCTGCTGCCGCACCTCGCCGGTCGCACCATCACCGGCGTGACCCTGCGCCGCGCCGACCTGCGCTGGCCGATCCCGCCGCAGCTGCCGCACTGGCTGGCCGGGCAGCGCGTCGACGACGTGCGTCGCCGCGCCAAGTACCTGCTGCTGGATACCGCGCCCGGCAGCGCGCTGCTGCACCTGGGGATGTCCGGCAGCCTGCGGGTGCTGCCCGCCGATACGCCGCTGCGCGCGCACGACCACGTCGACATCACCCTCGACGACGGCCGCGTGCTGCGCTTCAACGACCCGCGCCGCTTCGGCTGCCTGCTGTGGCAGCCCGCCGGCGAGGTGCATCCGCTGCTCGCGGGGCTGGGGCCGGAGCCGTTGTCGGATCACTTCGATGGCGATCACCTGTACCGCCTCTCGCGCGGACGCAGGGCGCCAGTGAAGACCTTCCTGATGGACCAGGCGGTGGTGGTGGGCGTGGGCAACATCTACGCCGCGGAGGCGCTGTTCATGGCCGGCGTCTCGCCGTTGCGCGCGGCCGGCCGGGTGTCGCGCGGTCGCTATGGGTTGCTCGCCGATGCGGTGAAGACCGTGCTCGGACATGCCATCCAACGCGGCGGCACCACGTTGCGCGACTTCATCAGCCCCGATGGCGCACCCGGCTATTTCGAACAGGAGCTCAGCGCGTACGGCCGTGGCGGCGCCCCTTGCCGCCGCTGTGGCCGCCCGCTGCGACAGGCGCTGATCGGCCAGCGCGCCAGCGTCTGGTGCCCGGCCTGCCAGCGCTGA
- a CDS encoding MFS transporter — translation MSTTPATTPPPQTRGISKEHRKVIIASSLGTVFEWYDFYLYGSLAAVIAVHFFSALAPGPAFIMALLTFAAGFAVRPFGAIVFGRLGDMIGRKYTFLITIVIMGVSTFLVGVLPGYATIGIAAPIILVVLRCLQGLALGGEYGGAATYVAEHAPHGKRGLYTSFIQTTATVGLFLSLLVILGCRLILGNEAFAEWGWRIPFLISFVLLIISIWIRMQLSESPLFQKMKEEGTRSKAPLTESFGTWSNGRIVLLALFGATAGQAVVWYAGQFYALFFMTQTLKVDPITANLFIAAALAIATGGFVFFGWLSDKIGRKPIIMAGCLLAALTYFPIFKGLTHYANPALEAATRDAPAVVVADPRDCSFQFVPSELKSHVTFNNSCDLVKNVLNARGVSYTNEEAPAGTLASVRIGDRVVQSLNLTQLSGEDAGEAQARLTAELGSALDAAGYPMAADNDAMNKPMVLLLLTILVLYVTMVYGPIAAWLVELFPTRIRYTSMSLPYHIGNGWFGGFLPTTAFAVVLLTGNIYAGLWYPIVIAVMTFIIGTFFLRETKDVDITQ, via the coding sequence ATGTCGACAACACCGGCCACTACACCGCCGCCGCAAACACGGGGAATCTCGAAGGAACACCGCAAGGTGATCATCGCGTCCAGCCTCGGCACCGTGTTCGAGTGGTACGACTTCTATCTGTACGGCTCGCTGGCAGCGGTGATCGCCGTGCACTTCTTCTCCGCACTGGCGCCGGGCCCGGCCTTCATCATGGCGCTGCTGACCTTTGCCGCCGGCTTCGCCGTGCGCCCGTTCGGCGCGATCGTGTTCGGCCGGCTGGGCGACATGATCGGGCGCAAGTACACCTTCCTGATCACCATCGTGATCATGGGCGTGTCGACATTCCTCGTCGGCGTGCTGCCCGGCTACGCCACCATTGGCATCGCCGCGCCGATCATCCTGGTGGTGTTGCGCTGCCTGCAGGGCCTTGCGCTCGGTGGCGAGTACGGCGGTGCCGCGACCTATGTCGCCGAGCATGCGCCGCACGGCAAACGCGGCCTGTACACCAGCTTCATCCAGACCACGGCGACGGTCGGACTGTTCCTGTCGCTGCTGGTGATCCTGGGCTGCCGGCTGATCCTGGGCAACGAGGCGTTCGCCGAATGGGGCTGGCGCATTCCGTTCCTGATCTCGTTCGTGCTGCTGATCATCTCGATCTGGATCCGCATGCAGCTCAGCGAGTCGCCGCTGTTCCAGAAGATGAAGGAGGAAGGCACGCGTTCGAAGGCACCGCTGACCGAGAGCTTCGGCACCTGGAGCAACGGCAGGATCGTGCTGCTGGCGCTGTTCGGGGCCACCGCCGGCCAGGCCGTGGTCTGGTACGCCGGCCAGTTCTACGCGCTGTTCTTCATGACCCAGACGCTCAAGGTCGATCCGATCACCGCCAACCTGTTCATCGCGGCGGCGCTGGCGATCGCCACCGGTGGCTTCGTGTTCTTCGGCTGGCTGTCGGACAAGATCGGCCGCAAGCCGATCATCATGGCGGGCTGCCTGCTGGCGGCGTTGACCTACTTCCCGATCTTCAAGGGGCTGACGCATTACGCCAATCCGGCACTGGAAGCGGCCACCCGCGACGCACCGGCGGTGGTGGTGGCGGACCCGCGCGACTGCTCGTTCCAGTTCGTGCCCAGCGAGCTGAAGAGCCACGTCACCTTCAACAACTCGTGCGACCTGGTGAAGAACGTGCTCAACGCCCGCGGCGTGAGCTACACCAACGAGGAGGCACCGGCCGGCACCCTTGCCAGCGTGCGCATCGGCGACCGCGTGGTGCAGAGCCTCAACCTCACCCAGCTGTCGGGCGAGGACGCCGGCGAGGCGCAGGCACGGCTGACCGCGGAGCTGGGATCGGCACTGGACGCCGCCGGCTACCCGATGGCCGCCGACAACGACGCCATGAACAAGCCGATGGTGCTGCTGCTGCTGACGATCCTGGTGCTGTACGTGACGATGGTCTACGGGCCGATCGCGGCGTGGCTGGTCGAGCTGTTCCCGACCCGCATCCGCTACACCTCGATGAGCCTGCCGTACCACATCGGCAACGGCTGGTTCGGCGGCTTCCTGCCGACCACGGCCTTCGCGGTGGTGTTGTTGACCGGCAACATCTACGCAGGCCTGTGGTACCCGATCGTCATCGCCGTCATGACCTTCATCATCGGCACGTTCTTCCTCCGCGAGACCAAGGACGTCGACATCACCCAGTAG
- a CDS encoding ECF-type sigma factor has product MAMSDVAEITLWLDAARGGDRAAMDQVLSTLYQELHAMARRQLAGQHGQTLDATALVHEAYLKLIGGQAARFDDRAHFFAYAASAMRSVVVDYARQRLARKRGGDLHRVTDLPEDLAGGVRLDEDTLALDAALTALGRVDERLARVVELRYFAGLSELEIAALMERSERSVRRDWQKARMYLLAALQDGPAA; this is encoded by the coding sequence ATGGCAATGTCGGACGTGGCGGAAATCACCCTGTGGCTGGATGCCGCGCGCGGCGGAGACCGCGCCGCGATGGACCAGGTGCTGTCGACGCTCTACCAGGAGCTGCACGCCATGGCGCGGCGCCAGCTGGCCGGGCAGCACGGGCAGACGCTCGATGCCACCGCGCTGGTGCACGAGGCCTATCTCAAACTCATCGGTGGCCAGGCCGCGCGCTTCGACGACCGCGCGCATTTCTTCGCCTATGCGGCATCGGCCATGCGCAGCGTGGTGGTCGACTACGCGCGCCAGCGGCTTGCGCGCAAGCGCGGCGGCGACCTGCATCGCGTCACCGACCTGCCCGAGGATCTCGCCGGCGGCGTGCGCCTGGACGAGGACACGCTGGCGCTGGATGCGGCGCTGACCGCGCTGGGGCGGGTCGACGAGCGGCTGGCGCGGGTGGTCGAGCTGCGCTATTTCGCCGGCCTCTCGGAGCTGGAGATCGCCGCGCTGATGGAACGTTCCGAACGCAGCGTGCGCCGCGACTGGCAGAAGGCGCGGATGTACCTGCTGGCCGCGCTGCAGGATGGACCGGCGGCCTGA
- a CDS encoding DesA family fatty acid desaturase, with translation MPVLDFLAGGLVQAGFWPLLVVFLIATQLTIFSVTLYLHRSQAHRGVDFHPAVAHVFRAWTWLSTGMVTREWVAIHRKHHAKCETEEDPHSPMHKGIGTVFWRGVELYREARTQQGDIEQYGKGCPQDWIERRVYTPHSTLGPTVLLLVLFALFGVAGVAMWALQMAWIPFWAAGVVNGLGHWWGYRNFETTDTATNLSPWGVWIGGEELHNNHHAFPSSAKFALRRFELDIGWVVIRALQAVGLARVLRVAPSLDVRPNIHVPDADTVRALLAHRFQAMTDYHRNVIKPALREEARIAGARMRALLPRRLRKALADDGRWLQPEAREQLQQWVEQRPRIRTLVEYRAKLAAVLEARSHDAGERLRQLQAWCQDAEASGIRTLQEYSARLKGYALQPARG, from the coding sequence ATGCCCGTGCTCGATTTCCTCGCCGGTGGCCTCGTCCAGGCCGGCTTCTGGCCGCTGCTGGTGGTGTTCCTCATCGCCACCCAGCTCACCATCTTCTCGGTCACCCTGTACCTGCACCGCAGCCAGGCGCATCGCGGCGTCGACTTCCATCCGGCGGTGGCGCACGTGTTCCGCGCCTGGACCTGGCTGTCGACCGGCATGGTGACGCGCGAATGGGTGGCCATCCACCGCAAGCACCACGCCAAGTGCGAGACCGAAGAGGATCCGCACAGCCCGATGCACAAGGGCATCGGCACGGTGTTCTGGCGCGGCGTGGAGTTGTACCGCGAGGCGCGCACGCAGCAGGGCGACATCGAGCAGTACGGCAAGGGTTGCCCGCAGGACTGGATCGAGCGCCGCGTCTATACGCCGCATTCGACGCTGGGCCCGACGGTGCTGCTGCTGGTGCTGTTCGCGCTGTTCGGCGTTGCCGGCGTGGCGATGTGGGCGCTGCAGATGGCATGGATCCCGTTCTGGGCCGCCGGCGTGGTCAACGGCCTCGGCCACTGGTGGGGCTACCGCAACTTCGAAACCACCGACACCGCCACCAACCTCAGCCCGTGGGGCGTGTGGATCGGCGGCGAGGAACTGCACAACAACCACCACGCATTTCCCAGCTCGGCGAAGTTCGCGCTGCGCCGCTTCGAACTCGATATCGGCTGGGTGGTGATCCGCGCGCTGCAGGCGGTGGGGCTGGCGCGGGTGCTGCGCGTGGCGCCGTCGCTCGACGTGCGGCCGAACATCCACGTGCCCGATGCGGATACCGTGCGCGCGCTGCTGGCGCACCGCTTCCAGGCGATGACCGATTACCACCGCAACGTGATCAAGCCCGCCCTGCGCGAGGAGGCACGCATCGCCGGTGCGCGGATGCGCGCGCTGCTGCCGCGGCGCCTGCGCAAGGCGCTGGCCGATGACGGCCGCTGGTTGCAGCCCGAGGCGCGCGAGCAGCTGCAGCAGTGGGTCGAGCAGCGACCGCGCATCCGCACGTTGGTGGAGTACCGGGCGAAACTGGCGGCGGTGCTCGAAGCACGCAGCCACGATGCGGGGGAGCGGCTGCGCCAGCTGCAGGCCTGGTGCCAGGACGCCGAAGCCTCCGGCATCCGCACGCTGCAGGAGTATTCGGCGCGCCTGAAGGGCTACGCCCTGCAGCCCGCGCGTGGCTGA
- a CDS encoding sel1 repeat family protein, with the protein MIAIAGSVIATGATAGERLSWADRTPDYWNAHPDQKHRMLGLAALQEGRAEEARGHFERAAHHADKASQALMAQLLWEGRGVAQDRALAYAWMDLAAERGDPRLAAQRELYWSGLEEASRQRALAEGKSIYDRYADDVAQPRLERERRRWTQIAVGSRLGSPGAARVCTSRNGGGRPAGAGMGGLDFCQNGLDSAVHYADSTLSPAQYWRARDLDAARLFGADLSQVKPPQR; encoded by the coding sequence TTGATCGCGATCGCCGGTAGCGTGATCGCAACCGGCGCAACGGCGGGGGAACGACTGTCGTGGGCCGACCGCACGCCGGATTACTGGAACGCGCACCCGGACCAGAAGCACCGCATGCTCGGCCTTGCCGCGCTGCAGGAGGGGCGCGCGGAGGAGGCGCGCGGACACTTCGAGCGCGCCGCGCACCACGCCGACAAGGCATCACAGGCGCTGATGGCCCAGCTGTTGTGGGAGGGCCGCGGCGTTGCGCAGGATCGCGCGCTCGCCTATGCATGGATGGACCTGGCGGCAGAGCGTGGCGACCCACGGCTCGCCGCACAGCGCGAGTTGTACTGGTCGGGACTCGAAGAGGCGTCGCGCCAGCGCGCACTGGCGGAAGGCAAGTCCATCTACGACCGGTACGCCGACGACGTCGCCCAGCCGCGGCTGGAGCGCGAACGCAGGCGCTGGACGCAGATCGCCGTCGGGAGCCGGCTGGGCTCGCCCGGTGCGGCAAGGGTGTGTACCAGCCGCAATGGCGGTGGTCGCCCCGCGGGGGCTGGCATGGGAGGGCTGGATTTCTGCCAGAACGGGCTGGACTCGGCCGTGCACTACGCGGACTCGACGCTGAGTCCTGCCCAGTATTGGCGTGCGCGTGATCTGGACGCGGCCCGCCTGTTCGGAGCCGACCTCAGCCAGGTCAAGCCGCCGCAACGCTGA
- a CDS encoding EF-hand domain-containing protein, translating into MWACCLLLLAAVGLASAQVTATGDYLSRMDSDGDGRVSVAEYQAWMLYAFERMDANGDGRLDPGEQPGGRAPLLTREAYLARLAERFNRQDANRDGYLDARELAAPPL; encoded by the coding sequence GTGTGGGCGTGTTGCCTGCTGTTGCTGGCCGCGGTCGGCCTTGCGTCGGCCCAGGTCACTGCCACCGGCGATTACCTGTCGCGGATGGACAGTGATGGCGACGGCCGTGTTTCGGTCGCCGAATACCAGGCCTGGATGCTGTATGCGTTCGAACGCATGGACGCCAACGGCGATGGCCGGCTCGACCCCGGCGAGCAACCGGGCGGTCGCGCCCCGCTGCTCACCCGCGAAGCCTATCTCGCGCGCCTGGCGGAGCGCTTCAACCGCCAGGACGCCAACCGCGACGGCTACCTCGACGCCCGCGAGCTGGCCGCGCCACCGCTCTAG
- a CDS encoding serine/threonine-protein kinase, which translates to MDAARWQQVSAQLDALLDLELPRRSALLARIRAEDPALAAELDRLLALEHTDSPLDTPLVAPLPGARPGLSVGPYRLEHLLGEGGMGQVWLARRDDGLYQRRVALKLLRPGLADPGLRLRFTRERQILARLEHAHIARLLDAGISADQQPYLALDYVDGEPITDWCTRRDAGIEECLQLFLQVCDAVSHAHANLIVHRDLKPSNILVTPLDDVRLLDFGIAKLLDAPEPAVERTRTGLRAFTLHYAAPEQIRGEPVTTMTDVYSLGMVLYELIAGAKPYALKRPSDAQWEEAILGIDPPRPSAVLQRRADEAAPHGKPALRRRARRSAGDLDNIVLKALAKRPGQRYPSVEAFALDLQRYLDGRPVLARPQGLLYRTRKYVRRHRWPLATAAAITVVLALALAILGWQRAQAQRETDRARAMQALVVGLFEHAGSARAARPLDVRELLDAGQARGAVELAGQPGLHAELLGVLARLRLGLGDYARALDLLDRQAALIDEAGDVPASLRLEASANRGRALRLLGRPADCIARMDPARALAHGSEGRLPAQAAEYYAQLGRCRRQTGEMASAEALFRHALALRRGRAPLGPGVAENLADLASLHAARGHTAAARRGYQSALAELQRGMGARHPLAIDILRALCAVERDGGRIAQAERHCADAVSLAQALHGSHHPDTIDARRLLAALHVDQGRLTEAETEFREAHAWLLARLGPDHVDIARNLNSLAIVAWERGDTAAALRDLDAATAMLAARGPSHGLADVMFNLALVRADSGDAQAALPSLEESLALRRELLGDDHPLIGVAQRLRGELLLRLGRDADALVALRDAARLTRAGYGGDHPQARRAEHALALAEARGDPQRALQRLDPLAAAEAVDLEARKAAWLAGASAAALRCAGGDVARGQRDGGRIAGELRSAFPEGGSVRRQATDLLTPCGTLPDEQAAAASRAAGR; encoded by the coding sequence ATGGACGCCGCCCGCTGGCAGCAGGTGTCGGCGCAACTGGATGCGCTGCTCGACCTGGAGCTGCCGCGGCGCAGCGCCCTGCTCGCACGGATCCGCGCGGAGGACCCGGCGCTCGCCGCCGAGCTGGACCGCCTGCTCGCGCTCGAACACACCGACAGCCCGCTGGATACACCGCTGGTGGCGCCCCTGCCCGGCGCGCGCCCGGGGCTGTCGGTCGGGCCGTACCGCCTCGAACACCTGCTGGGCGAAGGCGGCATGGGCCAGGTCTGGCTGGCGCGGCGCGACGACGGCCTCTACCAGCGCCGCGTCGCGCTGAAACTGCTGCGGCCGGGGCTGGCCGATCCCGGCCTGCGCCTGCGCTTCACCCGCGAACGGCAGATCCTCGCCCGGCTCGAGCATGCGCACATCGCGCGCCTGCTCGACGCCGGCATCAGCGCCGACCAGCAGCCCTACCTCGCACTGGACTACGTCGACGGCGAGCCGATCACCGACTGGTGCACGCGCCGCGACGCCGGCATCGAGGAGTGCCTGCAGCTGTTCCTGCAGGTCTGCGATGCGGTCAGCCACGCGCACGCCAACCTGATCGTGCATCGCGACCTCAAGCCCTCGAACATCCTGGTGACGCCACTCGACGACGTGCGCCTGCTCGACTTCGGCATCGCCAAGCTGCTCGACGCGCCCGAACCCGCGGTGGAACGCACGCGCACCGGCCTGCGTGCGTTCACCCTGCACTACGCCGCGCCCGAACAGATCCGCGGCGAGCCGGTCACCACGATGACCGACGTGTACTCGCTGGGCATGGTGCTGTACGAACTGATCGCCGGCGCCAAGCCCTACGCGCTGAAGCGGCCCAGCGACGCGCAGTGGGAAGAAGCCATCCTCGGCATCGATCCGCCGCGCCCCTCCGCGGTGCTGCAGCGACGCGCCGACGAGGCCGCACCGCACGGGAAGCCGGCGCTGCGCCGGCGTGCGCGACGCAGTGCCGGCGACCTCGACAACATCGTGCTCAAGGCGCTGGCCAAGCGCCCCGGGCAGCGCTATCCCTCGGTGGAGGCGTTCGCACTCGACCTGCAGCGCTATCTCGACGGCCGGCCGGTGCTGGCACGCCCGCAGGGCCTGCTGTATCGCACGCGCAAGTACGTGCGCCGGCACCGCTGGCCGCTCGCCACCGCCGCGGCGATCACCGTGGTGCTGGCGCTGGCACTGGCGATCCTGGGCTGGCAGCGCGCGCAGGCGCAGCGCGAGACCGACCGCGCACGCGCGATGCAGGCGCTGGTGGTCGGGCTGTTCGAACATGCAGGCAGCGCGCGCGCTGCGCGGCCGCTCGATGTGCGCGAGCTGCTCGACGCGGGGCAAGCACGCGGTGCGGTGGAACTCGCCGGCCAGCCCGGCCTGCATGCGGAACTGCTCGGCGTGCTCGCCCGCCTGCGGCTTGGTCTGGGTGATTACGCGCGTGCGCTGGACCTGCTCGACCGGCAGGCGGCGCTGATCGACGAAGCCGGCGACGTGCCGGCGAGCCTGCGCCTTGAAGCCAGCGCCAACCGCGGCCGTGCCCTGCGCCTGCTCGGACGCCCCGCCGACTGCATCGCGCGCATGGATCCCGCACGCGCGCTGGCGCACGGATCCGAGGGCCGGCTGCCGGCGCAGGCGGCGGAGTACTACGCGCAGCTCGGGCGCTGCCGCCGCCAGACCGGCGAGATGGCGAGTGCGGAGGCGCTGTTCCGCCATGCGCTGGCGCTGCGCCGGGGGCGGGCGCCGCTCGGGCCCGGGGTGGCGGAGAACCTGGCCGACCTCGCCTCACTGCACGCCGCGCGCGGGCATACCGCGGCCGCGCGCCGCGGCTACCAGTCCGCACTCGCGGAACTGCAGCGCGGCATGGGCGCCCGCCATCCGCTGGCGATCGACATCCTGCGTGCGCTGTGCGCGGTGGAGCGCGATGGCGGCCGCATCGCCCAGGCCGAGCGCCACTGCGCGGACGCGGTCTCGCTCGCCCAGGCACTGCATGGCAGCCACCATCCGGACACCATCGATGCGCGCCGCCTGCTCGCCGCACTGCATGTCGACCAGGGCCGGCTCACCGAGGCCGAAACCGAATTCCGCGAGGCGCATGCATGGCTGCTGGCGCGGCTGGGGCCGGACCATGTCGACATCGCCCGCAACCTCAACAGCCTCGCGATCGTGGCCTGGGAACGCGGCGACACCGCCGCCGCGCTGCGCGATCTGGACGCCGCCACCGCGATGCTCGCCGCGCGCGGGCCGAGCCATGGCCTCGCCGACGTGATGTTCAACCTGGCCCTGGTACGCGCCGACAGTGGCGATGCGCAGGCGGCATTGCCGTCGCTGGAGGAATCACTGGCGCTGCGCCGCGAGCTGCTGGGCGACGACCACCCGCTGATCGGCGTGGCACAACGGCTACGCGGCGAACTGCTGCTGCGGCTGGGTCGCGACGCCGATGCGCTGGTGGCCCTGCGCGACGCCGCGCGCCTCACCCGGGCCGGCTATGGCGGCGACCACCCGCAGGCCCGTCGCGCCGAACATGCGCTGGCGCTGGCGGAAGCGCGTGGCGATCCGCAACGGGCGTTGCAGCGCCTCGACCCGCTCGCGGCCGCGGAGGCGGTCGACCTCGAGGCGCGCAAGGCGGCGTGGCTGGCCGGTGCGAGCGCCGCCGCATTGCGTTGCGCAGGCGGTGACGTCGCGCGCGGGCAACGCGACGGCGGGCGGATCGCCGGGGAACTGCGCAGTGCCTTCCCCGAGGGCGGCAGCGTGCGCCGCCAGGCCACCGACCTGCTCACGCCCTGCGGCACGCTGCCGGACGAACAGGCAGCCGCCGCCTCCCGCGCCGCCGGTCGTTGA
- a CDS encoding DcaP family trimeric outer membrane transporter, which produces MQHDRVRPQWLAAATMTALALAMPGVASAQTAKERELEARIAQLESQVQALLSQQQQTATQVQEVRTAQAAQPARPAVPAGAQPIQATTITPQANPGTVFTVGGMIRMDAMATKTTDGDIAKGSAGRDFYVPGAIPVGGNGPETYSDAHLKFSRLWLDASTTLDSGDRLAARLELDFFGGSLGNTAATNTYGATLRHAYVSWNNWLAGQTWSNFMDTAALIDAVDFVGPTDAVVFVRQPQLRYTNGPWAVSLESPETTVQPLNGAPRVIGGDNSAMPDVIARYTHKADWGHFSVAGMARQLKYEPVAGADSTDTGYGATVSGLVKMGDATDLRYQLTGGDGIGRYIGLATIQQDAMLDTSGDIDALGGWAGYVGLRHVFNPRVRGNLYHARSQWGNEIAWTGTGVTSKVQSWHANLIWTPYPKLDLGVEAIWGERTLESGVDGELIRLHTMARYSF; this is translated from the coding sequence ATCCAGCACGACAGGGTGCGACCGCAGTGGCTCGCGGCCGCGACGATGACGGCACTGGCACTGGCCATGCCGGGCGTGGCGTCGGCGCAGACCGCGAAGGAACGCGAGCTGGAGGCGCGGATCGCCCAGCTCGAGTCGCAGGTACAGGCGCTGCTGTCGCAACAGCAGCAGACCGCCACCCAGGTGCAGGAAGTGCGCACCGCGCAGGCGGCGCAACCGGCACGTCCCGCGGTGCCCGCAGGCGCGCAGCCGATCCAGGCCACGACGATCACCCCGCAGGCCAATCCCGGCACGGTGTTCACCGTCGGCGGCATGATCCGCATGGACGCGATGGCAACGAAGACCACCGATGGCGACATCGCCAAGGGCAGCGCCGGGCGCGACTTTTACGTGCCGGGCGCAATCCCCGTTGGCGGCAACGGCCCGGAGACCTACTCCGATGCCCACCTGAAGTTCTCGCGCCTGTGGCTGGATGCCAGCACCACGCTCGACTCCGGCGACAGGCTCGCCGCGCGTCTGGAGCTCGACTTCTTCGGCGGCTCGCTCGGCAACACCGCCGCCACCAACACCTACGGCGCCACCCTGCGCCACGCCTACGTGAGCTGGAACAACTGGCTCGCCGGCCAGACCTGGTCGAACTTCATGGACACCGCGGCGCTGATCGACGCGGTCGACTTCGTCGGCCCGACCGACGCGGTGGTGTTCGTGCGCCAGCCGCAGCTCAGGTACACCAACGGCCCGTGGGCGGTATCGCTGGAAAGTCCCGAGACCACGGTGCAGCCGCTCAATGGCGCCCCGCGGGTGATCGGCGGCGACAACAGCGCGATGCCTGATGTCATCGCCCGCTACACCCACAAGGCCGACTGGGGCCACTTCAGCGTGGCCGGCATGGCGCGGCAACTGAAGTACGAACCGGTGGCCGGCGCCGACAGCACCGATACCGGCTACGGCGCGACGGTCAGCGGCCTGGTCAAGATGGGCGACGCCACCGACCTGCGCTACCAGCTCACCGGTGGCGACGGCATCGGCCGCTACATCGGCCTGGCCACGATCCAGCAGGACGCGATGCTCGACACCTCGGGCGACATCGACGCGCTCGGCGGCTGGGCGGGCTACGTCGGCCTGCGCCACGTGTTCAATCCGCGCGTGCGCGGCAACCTCTACCACGCACGCTCGCAATGGGGCAACGAGATCGCGTGGACCGGCACCGGGGTCACCAGCAAGGTGCAGTCCTGGCACGCCAACCTGATCTGGACGCCGTACCCGAAGCTCGATCTCGGCGTGGAGGCCATCTGGGGCGAGCGCACGCTCGAATCCGGCGTCGACGGTGAACTGATCCGCCTGCACACCATGGCCCGCTACAGCTTCTGA